The Tissierellales bacterium region ATAAAATAGACTTAAATATTAACATAAAAAAATAAATATATATTTTGAATGGGAGGTAAAATTATGAAGGTTTTAGAAGGATTACTTTATACTGAGGATCATGAATGGATAAAAATTGATGGTGATGAAGCAACAATAGGATTAGCAGATTATGCTCAAGATGCTTTAGGAG contains the following coding sequences:
- a CDS encoding glycine cleavage system protein H; translation: MKVLEGLLYTEDHEWIKIDGDEATIGLADYAQDALG